A genomic stretch from Desulfonispora thiosulfatigenes DSM 11270 includes:
- a CDS encoding divergent PAP2 family protein → MSILEGIFSNNVLKVILIAWALAQVLKVIIILFTKKRLNLNLLISSGGMPSSHSAFSTSLAVSVGKLMGFESPEFAICFAFAMVVMYDAAGVRRAAGKQAKILNSIIEDFYYDSHFNKDRLKELLGHTPIEVFAGALLGILVAYLF, encoded by the coding sequence GTGAGTATACTAGAAGGAATATTTAGTAATAATGTATTAAAGGTCATTTTAATAGCCTGGGCTCTTGCTCAAGTCTTAAAAGTTATAATAATTTTATTTACTAAAAAAAGATTAAACCTTAATCTTTTAATTAGTTCGGGGGGAATGCCTAGTTCTCATTCCGCTTTTTCAACATCTTTAGCTGTAAGTGTAGGTAAACTTATGGGCTTTGAATCTCCTGAATTTGCTATTTGCTTTGCTTTTGCAATGGTTGTCATGTATGATGCTGCAGGAGTACGTAGAGCAGCAGGAAAACAAGCAAAAATATTAAATAGTATAATAGAAGATTTTTATTACGATTCTCATTTTAATAAAGATAGATTAAAAGAGTTATTAGGACATACTCCTATTGAAGTTTTTGCAGGTGCATTGCTAGGAATTTTAGTTGCATATTTATTTTGA
- a CDS encoding polyprenyl synthetase family protein, producing MNSLDLKEYLAQKGKYVEENLNNILVSKEIYPKEIHEAMNYSVMAGGKRLRPILCLAAADAVGGNSEELIDVACALEIIHTYSLIHDDLPCMDNDDLRRGKPTNHIVFGEAIALLAGDGLLTYAFEVLSKAGLKSNNAENYLRVIHEISGAVGTMGMIGGQVVDIQSENMEIDLKTLEYIHKCKTAALIKTSVRAGAILGGGTKEQIDALTTYAENLGLAFQITDDLLDVFGDETIVGKNIGSDDKNNKATFPKLLGIDKTKEIAQATVEQAIDALKMFDTNSAPLKELAKYLLVRKN from the coding sequence ATGAATAGTTTAGATTTAAAAGAGTATTTAGCGCAAAAAGGTAAATACGTAGAAGAAAATTTAAATAACATACTTGTTTCTAAAGAGATCTATCCTAAAGAGATTCATGAAGCTATGAATTATAGCGTAATGGCAGGAGGAAAAAGATTAAGACCTATTTTATGCCTAGCTGCTGCAGATGCTGTGGGTGGAAATTCAGAGGAATTAATTGATGTTGCTTGTGCTTTAGAAATAATTCATACTTATTCTTTAATACATGATGATTTACCTTGTATGGATAATGATGATTTAAGAAGAGGAAAACCAACTAATCATATTGTTTTTGGTGAGGCCATAGCTTTATTAGCTGGAGATGGACTTTTAACCTATGCTTTTGAAGTTTTAAGTAAAGCGGGACTTAAATCTAATAATGCTGAAAATTATTTAAGGGTTATTCATGAAATTTCTGGGGCAGTAGGAACTATGGGAATGATAGGTGGGCAGGTTGTAGATATTCAATCTGAAAATATGGAGATAGATTTAAAAACACTAGAATATATACATAAATGTAAAACTGCTGCATTAATTAAAACTTCAGTGAGGGCAGGAGCCATCCTAGGAGGAGGAACAAAAGAGCAAATTGATGCTTTAACAACTTATGCCGAAAACTTAGGTCTTGCTTTTCAAATAACTGATGATTTATTAGATGTTTTTGGTGATGAAACAATAGTAGGCAAAAATATAGGAAGTGATGATAAAAATAATAAAGCAACATTTCCTAAATTACTTGGGATAGATAAAACTAAGGAAATTGCACAAGCTACAGTAGAGCAGGCGATTGATGCTTTAAAAATGTTTGACACTAATTCAGCTCCTTTAAAAGAGCTAGCTAAATACTTATTAGTTAGGAAAAATTAA
- the spo0A gene encoding sporulation transcription factor Spo0A produces MLELTKLLIADDNKDFCEILSDFFSEDQNIEIVGIANNGVEAIDKIKELNPDVVVLDIIMPHLDGIGVLEKLALESKRPNIIMLTAFGQEAMTQRAVELGANYYLLKPFDLDVLGNRIKELGKGYKKVKLQRPAESTGEKEQKGIKNLDIEVTNIIHQMGVPAHIKGYQYLRDAIMYVVDDLNLLGAITKELYPMIANKYETTPSRVERAIRHAIELAWDRGNVELMNRFFGYTINLDRGKPTNSEFIAMLADKLRLEYLVS; encoded by the coding sequence ATTTTGGAATTAACTAAATTACTTATTGCAGATGACAACAAAGATTTTTGTGAAATATTAAGCGATTTTTTTTCGGAGGATCAAAACATAGAGATTGTTGGAATCGCAAATAATGGCGTTGAGGCAATAGATAAAATAAAGGAACTAAATCCAGATGTAGTAGTTTTAGATATAATTATGCCCCATTTAGATGGAATTGGCGTTTTAGAAAAATTAGCTTTAGAATCAAAAAGACCAAATATAATTATGTTAACAGCTTTTGGTCAAGAAGCTATGACCCAAAGAGCTGTTGAATTAGGTGCGAATTATTATTTACTTAAACCTTTTGATTTAGATGTATTAGGAAATAGAATTAAAGAGCTAGGAAAAGGTTATAAAAAAGTAAAACTACAAAGACCAGCAGAAAGTACTGGAGAAAAAGAGCAAAAGGGCATCAAAAACCTAGATATTGAGGTTACTAATATCATTCATCAAATGGGTGTACCTGCCCACATTAAAGGTTATCAATACTTAAGAGATGCAATTATGTATGTTGTTGATGATTTAAACCTTTTAGGTGCTATCACAAAAGAGTTATATCCGATGATTGCTAATAAGTATGAAACCACTCCAAGTAGAGTTGAAAGGGCTATTCGTCATGCCATCGAACTTGCCTGGGATAGAGGCAATGTAGAGCTTATGAACAGATTCTTTGGCTATACTATTAATTTAGACAGAGGTAAGCCTACTAACTCAGAGTTTATCGCAATGCTTGCTGATAAGCTAAGACTTGAATATTTGGTAAGTTAA
- a CDS encoding NAD(+)/NADH kinase, which produces MIKIKHVGLIINYYKKQPIALANEIIEWFEQRDIKVYIPSEESTQLDIPINISDSEICSKVDCILVLGGDGTLLRAARFSAGYNIPILGINLGRLGFLTEIEVNEIYDYLEKLTKGLYSLEKRSMLLASVKRNDEIIHESFALNDIVINKGCFARLITLSVFLEEEFIAEYSGDGTIISSPTGSTAYSLSAGGPLVYPKLDVNIITPICPHSLYARPIVIPPNDVIRVVVRAVMADAKLNADGQSTFQLLNDDEVLITKAKYYTNLIKFKERSFFGIVREKLKIIDGGNNYE; this is translated from the coding sequence ATGATCAAAATCAAACATGTTGGGTTGATTATTAATTACTATAAAAAGCAACCCATAGCTTTAGCTAATGAAATTATAGAGTGGTTTGAACAAAGGGATATCAAAGTATATATACCAAGTGAAGAATCAACACAATTAGATATACCTATAAACATATCTGATAGCGAGATATGTTCGAAAGTTGATTGTATTTTAGTATTAGGTGGAGATGGCACCTTATTAAGAGCAGCTAGATTTTCAGCAGGGTATAATATCCCTATTCTAGGGATTAACTTAGGTAGATTAGGTTTTCTGACAGAAATAGAAGTTAATGAAATATATGACTACTTAGAAAAACTAACTAAAGGTTTATACTCCCTTGAAAAAAGATCAATGTTATTAGCCTCTGTAAAAAGAAATGATGAAATCATTCATGAAAGTTTTGCATTAAATGATATTGTAATTAATAAAGGTTGTTTTGCACGCCTAATAACACTAAGTGTTTTTTTAGAAGAAGAATTTATCGCTGAATATTCAGGTGATGGAACTATTATATCTTCTCCAACAGGCTCAACTGCTTACTCTTTATCTGCAGGAGGTCCACTTGTATATCCTAAATTAGATGTTAATATAATTACTCCTATTTGTCCGCATTCCCTCTATGCTAGACCAATTGTAATACCACCAAATGATGTTATCAGGGTCGTAGTTAGGGCAGTAATGGCAGATGCTAAGTTAAATGCAGATGGACAAAGTACCTTTCAGTTATTAAATGATGATGAAGTATTAATAACAAAAGCAAAGTACTATACAAATTTAATTAAATTTAAAGAAAGAAGTTTTTTTGGAATTGTGCGAGAAAAACTTAAAATAATAGATGGTGGAAATAACTATGAGTAG
- the dxs gene encoding 1-deoxy-D-xylulose-5-phosphate synthase, with protein sequence MSLLDKIDLPKDLKKLTDTEIIELAQEIREYIVDVVSTTGGHLAPNLGVVELTLALHTVFSTPKDKIVWDVGHQAYVHKILTGRLKEFKSLREYNGLSGFPKRSESEHDFFDTGHSSNSISVALGLAKARDLKKENSNIISVIGDGAMTGGMAFEALNNAGALEKKMIVILNDNKMSISNNVGAMSAYLNRVRLDPLYTKRKEDIEYMLKKFPAIGNKMIKVADRIKDSFRYLLVPGMLFEELGFKYFGPVDGHDYNALKTALNNAALINKPVLVHVITEKGRGYLPAQMNPDKFHGTGSFDVKTGKTRGSSTTPSYTKIFGDTLVQIAKKDFKIVAVTAAMADGTGTSNFAKEFPTRFFDVGIAEQHAVTMSSALALEGFKPVVAIYDTFLQRAYDQIIHDVCMQNSHVIFAIDRAGLVGQDGPTHHGVFDFAFLRHIPNMVIMAPKDENELRHMLFTATSHNGPIAIRYPRGNGLGVPLDAELKNLPIGKSEIIEEGTDLTLLAIGSMVSVALEVAHKLKDKCGLKCTVINARFVKPLDEETIINACKHTKGLVTLEEHSLQGGFGSAVLELLSDNQIHINTLRIGLEDKFTPHGAVKVLKEEYGLQADSIVEKVINKFKEKNSILNKFAINFSGRK encoded by the coding sequence TTGTCTTTATTAGATAAGATAGATCTGCCAAAGGATCTTAAAAAATTGACTGATACTGAAATTATAGAGTTGGCACAAGAAATTAGAGAGTATATTGTTGATGTTGTATCTACTACAGGAGGTCATTTGGCCCCGAATTTAGGTGTGGTCGAACTAACTTTAGCTTTACATACTGTCTTTTCTACTCCTAAAGATAAAATCGTGTGGGATGTAGGTCACCAAGCCTATGTGCATAAAATTTTAACTGGTCGTTTAAAAGAGTTTAAATCTTTACGTGAATATAATGGGTTATCTGGCTTTCCAAAACGTAGTGAAAGTGAACATGACTTTTTTGATACTGGGCATAGTAGTAATTCTATCTCTGTTGCTTTAGGCCTTGCAAAAGCAAGAGATTTAAAAAAAGAAAATAGTAATATTATCTCTGTCATAGGTGATGGTGCAATGACCGGGGGTATGGCCTTTGAAGCTTTAAATAATGCAGGAGCATTAGAAAAGAAAATGATAGTTATTTTAAATGATAACAAAATGTCAATTTCTAATAATGTTGGTGCTATGTCTGCTTATTTAAATAGAGTAAGATTAGATCCCCTTTATACAAAACGTAAAGAAGATATTGAATATATGCTGAAAAAATTCCCTGCTATTGGGAACAAAATGATTAAAGTAGCAGATAGAATAAAAGATAGCTTTAGATATTTATTAGTACCGGGTATGCTTTTTGAAGAACTGGGTTTTAAATATTTTGGTCCAGTAGATGGGCACGATTATAATGCATTAAAAACAGCACTTAATAATGCAGCCCTCATAAATAAGCCTGTTTTAGTTCATGTTATTACAGAAAAGGGAAGAGGTTATTTACCTGCACAGATGAATCCTGATAAGTTTCATGGTACAGGTTCTTTTGATGTCAAAACGGGTAAAACTAGAGGATCTTCTACCACACCATCTTATACTAAAATTTTTGGCGATACATTAGTTCAAATAGCAAAAAAAGACTTTAAGATAGTAGCTGTTACTGCTGCTATGGCTGATGGCACAGGAACGAGTAATTTTGCAAAAGAATTCCCAACACGTTTTTTTGACGTAGGGATAGCTGAACAACATGCAGTGACGATGTCGTCTGCCTTAGCATTAGAAGGGTTTAAACCCGTAGTAGCTATCTATGATACCTTTTTACAAAGGGCGTATGATCAAATAATACACGATGTTTGTATGCAAAATTCACATGTAATCTTTGCAATTGATAGAGCAGGTCTTGTAGGTCAAGATGGACCTACGCATCATGGTGTTTTTGATTTTGCTTTTTTAAGACATATTCCAAATATGGTAATTATGGCTCCTAAAGATGAAAATGAATTAAGGCATATGCTTTTTACAGCAACTTCTCATAATGGACCTATTGCAATTAGATATCCTAGAGGTAACGGTTTAGGTGTTCCTTTAGACGCAGAATTAAAAAATTTACCAATAGGAAAATCAGAAATAATTGAAGAAGGTACTGATTTAACTTTATTAGCTATCGGAAGTATGGTTTCCGTAGCCCTTGAAGTTGCCCATAAATTAAAAGATAAATGTGGTTTAAAATGCACTGTAATTAATGCTAGATTTGTAAAACCTCTTGATGAAGAAACTATCATAAATGCGTGTAAACATACTAAAGGCTTAGTTACCTTAGAAGAACATTCCCTGCAGGGAGGTTTTGGTAGCGCTGTATTAGAGCTTCTTTCAGATAATCAAATACATATAAATACTTTAAGAATAGGGTTAGAGGATAAATTTACTCCACATGGAGCTGTAAAAGTATTAAAAGAAGAATATGGATTACAAGCTGATTCAATAGTCGAAAAGGTTATAAATAAATTTAAAGAAAAAAACAGTATTTTAAATAAGTTTGCAATTAATTTTTCTGGGAGAAAATAA
- a CDS encoding AAA family ATPase, protein MLLELSIRNFALIDQLDLRFDEHLNVLTGETGAGKSIIIDAVSLLLGARAQSHFIRVNQEKAMVEGSFYVPVGHPVENVLNELGHEVDEERLVILAREIHLNGKNVSRLNNRVINLTTLKKVGPELINIYGQHDFQTLSEEKMHLHLIDLLGDKSFKKDLDNLQDLYKNWQEDVKKILKLKEKINDKNQRVDFLKFQAQEIGALNLTENEDIEIENELNLLKNHEKIVSVADNSFNLLYGQNSAYDQISKAIDAVSSLKDIDQEFENILSDLKNAQISVEESARVLKGYSDNFDYDLNRKNFLEERYFEINKLKKKYGNTINEILEYLNTAKQEIDEIENSEFFIKELEDKEKNHILST, encoded by the coding sequence ATGCTTTTAGAATTAAGTATAAGAAATTTTGCCTTAATTGATCAATTAGACTTAAGATTTGATGAGCACCTTAATGTTTTAACAGGAGAAACTGGAGCAGGTAAATCAATTATTATTGATGCAGTTTCTCTTTTACTTGGGGCAAGAGCACAAAGCCATTTTATTCGAGTAAATCAAGAAAAAGCAATGGTTGAAGGGTCTTTTTATGTTCCAGTAGGACACCCAGTTGAAAATGTGTTAAATGAATTAGGTCATGAAGTAGATGAAGAAAGACTTGTGATCCTAGCTAGAGAAATTCACTTAAATGGAAAAAATGTTAGCCGCTTAAATAATAGGGTTATAAATTTGACTACTTTAAAAAAAGTCGGACCTGAATTAATAAATATATACGGACAGCATGATTTTCAAACTCTTTCAGAAGAAAAAATGCATTTGCATTTAATAGACTTACTCGGTGATAAGAGTTTTAAAAAAGATCTTGATAATCTGCAGGATTTATATAAAAATTGGCAAGAAGATGTAAAAAAAATCCTTAAATTAAAAGAAAAGATTAATGACAAAAATCAAAGAGTAGATTTTTTGAAATTTCAAGCCCAAGAAATTGGTGCCTTGAATTTAACGGAAAATGAAGACATAGAAATCGAAAATGAACTTAATTTATTAAAAAATCATGAAAAAATCGTTTCAGTAGCAGATAATAGTTTTAATCTCTTATATGGCCAAAACTCAGCATATGATCAAATAAGTAAAGCAATTGATGCTGTTTCAAGCTTAAAAGATATTGACCAAGAATTTGAAAATATTTTGAGCGATTTAAAAAATGCACAAATTAGTGTTGAAGAAAGTGCCAGAGTTTTAAAAGGCTATTCTGACAACTTTGATTATGACTTAAATCGCAAAAATTTCCTCGAAGAAAGATATTTTGAAATTAATAAATTAAAAAAGAAATATGGGAATACTATAAATGAAATTTTAGAATATTTAAATACAGCTAAACAAGAAATTGACGAAATTGAAAATAGTGAATTTTTTATAAAGGAACTAGAAGATAAAGAAAAAAATCATATTCTATCTACTTAG
- the spoIVB gene encoding SpoIVB peptidase translates to MPPKNKRPLLLCFAYLLIASMFALPINGYLSIPKEQIIAVGDNPSVSTLFPKKLQDNFSLKIKNNQNNLNNKAVLSSNQKNSIANVPGKFDMSLMLFGLIPIKNISVSVVPDMKLYPGGQAVGVLLRTKGVLTVGFSPVIDKNNKSRSPAEDAGIDIGDSIVAVNEKTITTDEELAKLINDFGTNNEKIVLTIKKENIYVKKTIKPIKCYQTNTYRIGLLVKDNAGGVGTLTFYDPNTKKYGALGHMISDVDTNKQIVIKQGKLIKAHIEGIRAGKRGYPGEKVGTFIKNSDLGNIEVNSYCGIFGEMDKNLATNISEPLPVGFSHQIETGPAEIYTVLSGEKVEKFSINVDKVMLGKNDGKEMVIRITDPKLLGITGGIIQGMSGSPIVQNGKIIGAVTHVFINDPTRGYGVFIEDMLMEAGILDKNEETKLGA, encoded by the coding sequence GTGCCCCCAAAAAACAAAAGACCTTTACTTTTATGTTTTGCCTATTTGTTGATAGCATCTATGTTTGCACTACCCATTAATGGTTATTTATCTATTCCAAAAGAACAAATAATAGCAGTTGGAGATAATCCCTCCGTAAGCACTTTATTTCCAAAAAAATTACAGGATAACTTTAGTTTGAAAATTAAAAATAATCAAAACAACCTTAATAATAAGGCAGTCTTGTCTTCAAATCAAAAAAACTCCATTGCAAATGTACCAGGTAAATTTGATATGAGTCTAATGTTATTTGGATTAATTCCCATAAAAAATATTAGCGTCAGTGTTGTGCCTGATATGAAATTATACCCAGGAGGTCAGGCAGTTGGAGTTTTATTAAGAACTAAAGGAGTTCTTACAGTTGGATTTTCTCCTGTAATTGATAAAAATAATAAATCTAGATCGCCAGCTGAAGATGCAGGAATCGATATTGGAGATAGCATTGTCGCTGTAAATGAAAAAACAATAACAACAGATGAAGAATTAGCAAAGCTAATAAATGATTTTGGAACAAACAATGAAAAAATAGTTTTAACCATAAAAAAAGAAAATATCTATGTAAAGAAAACAATTAAGCCGATAAAATGTTATCAAACGAACACTTATCGTATAGGCTTATTAGTAAAAGATAATGCTGGTGGAGTAGGTACTTTGACCTTTTATGATCCTAATACTAAAAAATATGGAGCATTAGGTCATATGATTTCAGATGTAGATACTAACAAACAAATAGTCATCAAACAAGGAAAGTTAATAAAAGCACACATTGAAGGCATTCGTGCTGGCAAAAGAGGTTACCCAGGGGAAAAAGTTGGAACTTTTATAAAAAATTCAGATTTAGGAAATATAGAAGTAAATAGTTACTGTGGAATTTTTGGTGAAATGGACAAAAATCTTGCTACAAATATAAGTGAGCCTTTACCAGTTGGCTTTTCACATCAAATTGAGACAGGACCAGCTGAAATTTATACAGTACTTTCAGGTGAAAAAGTAGAAAAATTTTCAATTAACGTTGATAAGGTTATGTTAGGAAAAAATGATGGCAAAGAAATGGTTATTAGAATAACTGATCCTAAATTACTTGGGATTACAGGTGGAATTATTCAAGGAATGAGTGGTTCACCGATAGTGCAAAATGGTAAAATAATAGGAGCCGTAACCCATGTTTTTATAAATGATCCTACTAGAGGATATGGAGTTTTTATTGAAGACATGTTAATGGAAGCAGGTATCTTAGATAAAAATGAGGAAACTAAACTTGGGGCTTAA
- a CDS encoding TlyA family RNA methyltransferase encodes MEKLRLDVAIVNRGLAKSREKAKALIMAGKVLVNEQKIDKSGTNIKSDAVIRILGTDNPFVSRGGLKLKKAMESFSLDLEGVVMADIGASTGGFTDCSLQKGAIKVYAVDVGYGQLDWKLRTDPRVINMERTNARYLTPEILGEKVDFVSIDVSFISLDKILPAVNEILKDTGEVIALIKPQFEAGKDRIGKKGVVRDPEIHIDVIKNIFELAKELNFGIKGLTYSPVKGPEGNIEYLLWLNKKDELAEIVIEDVVKEAHKNLKTN; translated from the coding sequence ATGGAAAAACTTAGATTAGATGTAGCTATTGTTAATAGAGGTCTTGCTAAAAGTAGGGAAAAAGCCAAGGCCTTAATAATGGCTGGAAAAGTATTAGTAAACGAACAAAAGATAGATAAGTCAGGGACAAATATAAAAAGTGATGCAGTTATTCGTATTTTAGGTACTGATAATCCTTTTGTTAGTAGAGGTGGACTTAAGCTAAAAAAGGCTATGGAATCCTTCTCTCTTGATTTAGAGGGTGTAGTAATGGCAGATATTGGTGCCTCAACTGGTGGTTTTACGGATTGCTCATTACAAAAGGGTGCAATAAAGGTCTATGCAGTAGATGTAGGTTATGGACAATTAGATTGGAAACTTCGTACTGATCCTAGAGTTATTAATATGGAAAGAACAAATGCTAGATACTTAACTCCTGAAATTTTAGGAGAAAAGGTGGATTTTGTTTCTATAGATGTATCTTTTATTTCTTTAGACAAAATATTACCAGCAGTAAACGAAATTTTAAAAGATACTGGTGAGGTAATTGCATTAATTAAACCTCAGTTTGAAGCAGGGAAAGATAGGATAGGAAAAAAAGGGGTAGTAAGGGATCCTGAAATACATATAGATGTAATTAAAAATATTTTTGAATTAGCAAAAGAACTGAATTTTGGAATAAAAGGATTAACTTATTCGCCAGTTAAAGGTCCTGAGGGTAATATTGAGTATCTTTTATGGCTAAATAAAAAAGATGAACTTGCAGAAATAGTTATAGAAGATGTGGTAAAAGAGGCTCACAAAAATTTAAAAACAAATTAA
- the argR gene encoding arginine repressor, whose protein sequence is MKSRRQKKVLDIIKDKIISTQEELAESLREEGLNVTQATVSRDIKELGLIKVAIGNDMYKYAFPIEQISVSEKRLKFMFQEFVSSIDFSENMIVIRTPPGNAQTVASLIDGTNMEEIIGTIAGDDTILLIIKPKESVAEIIDYFNNLLVN, encoded by the coding sequence ATGAAATCTAGGCGCCAAAAAAAGGTATTAGATATAATCAAAGATAAAATTATTAGCACGCAGGAAGAACTAGCAGAATCACTAAGAGAAGAAGGATTAAATGTTACCCAAGCAACTGTATCAAGAGATATCAAGGAACTTGGTTTAATTAAAGTAGCAATCGGAAATGATATGTATAAATATGCTTTTCCAATTGAACAAATTTCTGTGTCGGAAAAAAGGTTAAAATTCATGTTTCAAGAATTTGTCTCTAGTATAGATTTTAGCGAAAACATGATAGTAATCAGAACCCCACCGGGTAATGCACAAACTGTTGCATCCCTAATTGATGGTACAAATATGGAAGAAATAATTGGAACTATAGCGGGAGATGATACTATTTTGCTAATTATTAAACCTAAGGAATCAGTTGCTGAAATTATTGATTACTTCAATAATTTATTAGTTAATTGA
- the xseA gene encoding exodeoxyribonuclease VII large subunit, with protein MFSRNVTFSVSKLNQYIKNLLSGDSLLSSVWVYGEISNFKLHISGHMYFTLKDKDSIIKCVMFKGNSKKLKFSPEHGMQVLALGYVSLYEQTGQYQLYVEDLIIHGAGELNLKYEQLKNKLTKEGLFDIEQKRDLPRMPKKVGVVTSLTGAVIKDIISIIHRRSPMTEILIAPAMVQGVEAPTSIITALDNLYDKDVDVIIVGRGGGSLEELWCFNNEQVVRKVSESPVPIISAVGHETDFSLTDFAADLRAATPSMAAELVVPTVKELKDKVDFYHTRLNQVLFENLEYKKQELSGITNELQLLNPLNKILVAKEKIDNMHLRINTIMENKYKSQKQILDLLIEKLDSLSPLKTLARGYCICLDDKANVVKSIHKVNLKKQVKLLLNDGQLICNVVEKKDDIYDS; from the coding sequence ATGTTTTCAAGAAATGTTACATTTTCTGTGAGCAAATTAAATCAATATATAAAGAATCTCCTTAGTGGAGATTCTTTATTATCTTCTGTATGGGTTTATGGTGAAATTTCAAATTTCAAGTTACATATTTCTGGTCACATGTATTTCACATTAAAAGATAAAGATAGTATAATTAAATGTGTTATGTTTAAAGGTAATAGTAAAAAACTAAAATTTTCGCCCGAGCATGGAATGCAGGTTTTAGCATTAGGTTACGTATCTTTATATGAACAAACGGGTCAATATCAACTATATGTAGAGGATTTAATTATCCATGGTGCAGGTGAACTTAACCTTAAATATGAACAATTAAAAAACAAATTAACAAAAGAAGGATTATTTGATATTGAGCAAAAGCGAGATTTACCTAGGATGCCTAAAAAAGTAGGGGTTGTAACGTCTTTAACGGGTGCTGTAATCAAAGATATAATTAGTATTATACATAGACGAAGTCCCATGACTGAAATCCTCATAGCTCCAGCTATGGTACAAGGTGTTGAAGCACCTACCTCAATTATAACTGCCCTAGATAATCTTTATGATAAAGATGTTGATGTTATTATTGTAGGTCGAGGTGGGGGATCCTTAGAAGAATTATGGTGTTTTAATAATGAACAAGTAGTAAGAAAAGTTAGTGAAAGTCCGGTACCTATAATAAGTGCAGTTGGTCATGAAACTGATTTTAGCTTAACAGATTTTGCAGCTGACTTAAGAGCTGCTACCCCTTCTATGGCAGCGGAACTTGTCGTTCCAACTGTTAAGGAATTAAAGGATAAAGTAGATTTTTATCATACAAGATTAAATCAAGTGCTTTTCGAAAATCTTGAATATAAAAAACAAGAACTTAGTGGTATTACAAATGAGCTACAATTATTAAACCCTTTAAATAAAATACTTGTTGCTAAAGAAAAAATAGATAATATGCATTTAAGAATAAATACCATTATGGAAAATAAATACAAATCTCAAAAACAAATACTAGATTTATTAATAGAAAAGCTTGATTCTTTAAGCCCATTAAAAACTCTAGCGAGAGGATACTGTATTTGTCTTGACGATAAAGCAAATGTTGTTAAATCAATACATAAGGTAAACCTAAAAAAACAAGTTAAATTACTTTTAAATGATGGTCAATTAATTTGCAATGTTGTAGAAAAAAAGGATGATATTTATGACAGTTAA
- the xseB gene encoding exodeoxyribonuclease VII small subunit: MTVKINYEENIAQIEKILGQLDKGELSLDNSIELFGKGIKLINSCNDYLNKCEKKIKVLQENEEVEWSEETNE; encoded by the coding sequence ATGACAGTTAAAATTAATTATGAAGAAAATATCGCTCAAATAGAAAAGATACTAGGCCAATTAGATAAAGGTGAGTTATCCTTAGATAATTCTATTGAGCTTTTTGGTAAAGGAATTAAGTTGATAAATAGTTGTAATGATTATTTAAATAAATGCGAAAAAAAGATAAAGGTATTACAGGAAAATGAGGAAGTAGAATGGAGTGAAGAGACAAATGAATAG